GCTGGCGAGAGAAGTCGCCTCGCGGGGCATCACCGTCAATGCCGTTGCACCAGGATTTATCGATACGGATATGACGCGTAACCTCTCGGACAGCCAGCGCAGTGCAATACTTGAGCAGATCCCTTTGAACCGTCTTGGACAGACAAGTGAGGTTGCTGCGACCGTGGCCTTTTTGGCGTCCCCCGCCGCGGCCTACATTACGGGTGAGGTGGTGAACATTAACGGCGGTATGTACATGGGTTAGCTATGTAACATTTTTCATTAAATGTATTATTTAACAATATGATTGTAAAACATTAACCAAGGTCCACTTTGTGTCGCTTGCAAGTTAACGTGTTTTCACTAAACTTAGACCTCGCAGTTTTGCCTGCGCATCATTGAGGGAGGATTTAGCCGTTATGTCTAGCGTGCAAGAACGTGTCAAGAAGATCGTTGTCGAACAGTTAGGCGTTAAGGAGGAAGAGGTGACGACGGAGGCATCATTCGTAGACGATTTAGGAGCAGATTCCCTTGACACAGTCGAATTGGTGATGGCATTGGAAGAAGAATTTAAAACAGAAATTCCGGATGAAGAGGCCGAGAAGATTACAACAGTGGAGCAAGCAATCGATTATATCTCTGCAAATTTGGAGTAACGACTTACAAATCCACCAGGGGGCCGCGTTCACTGTGTATGAGGCGCGGCCTTTTGTTTTGTGTAAATCGAGTATTTTGACATGAGTAAAAGACGTGTAATGGTAACCGGCCTTGGCTTGATAACCCCAGTGGGTAATACGGTTGAGTCCACTTGGAACAATCTATTAGCCGGCCGAAGCGGTATCGCTCCAATTACACATTTTGATACTTCGGAGTTTACGGTCCGATTTGGCGGTTCTATTAAGGATTTCGACGTAACTCAATATCTTTCCCCCAAGGATGCCAGAAAAATGGACCTGTTCATCCATTATGGGATGGCGGCTGGCATACAAGCAATTGAAGATGCCGCTCTGGAAATAACTGAAAAAAACGCTGAACGTATTGGTGTTGCTATTGGTTCAGGTATTGGTGGTTTGCCAAGTATCGAGAACGGACACAATACGTATTTGCAAAGCGGTCCAAAAAAAATGTCACCATTCTATATTCCAAGCAGCATCATCAATATGATCTCAGGAAATTTATCTATCAAGTTCGGCCTCAAAGGGCCGACTTATGCCATCGTTAGTGCCTGCTCGACCGGTACACACAACATCGGTGATGCGGCGCGTATGATCAAATATGGCGACGCAGACGTTATGATTGCTGGCGGAGCAGAGATGGCTACGTCGCCAACTGGGTTAGGTGGGTTCGCTGCCGCACGAGCGCTATCACAGCGCAATGATGAACCCGAAACTGCCAGTCGGCCGTGGGACAAAGACCGCGACGGCTTTGTTCTGAGCGATGGTGCGGGTGTCATTGTATTAGAGGAGTATGAGCATGCAAAAACGCGTGGGGCGCAGATCTACGGGGAGCTAATCGGCTATGGAATGAGCAGCGATGCCTATCACGTTACGGCGCCACCGGAAGGCGGAGAAGGGGCGGTTCGCTGTATAGAAAATGCACTCCGCGATGCTGAAATCAACCCCGAGCAAGTCGATTATATTAATGCGCACGGCACGTCGACGCCTCTTGGCGACAGGGTAGAGACCGAAGCTGTCAAGACAGTGTTTGGCGATCACGCTTATTGTCTTGCTGTAAGTTCAACGAAGTCCATGATCGGGCATCTGTTAGGCGCAGCGGGTGGCGTCGAAGCTATCTTTTCGCTGCTATCAATTCAGGATCAGGTCGCACCGCCAACGACTAATCTATTTACACCGGATCCTGACTGCGACTTGGACTACGTCCCAAATGAAGCTCGCAAGATGAAGATCGACGTTGTACTCTCGAACTCTTTCGGCTTTGGGGGAACAAACAGTACGCTTGTCTTTAAACGTTTGACTTGAGCATTGCAGTGAGTGTCATCAGCAGGGCATTGCTATCTTCCCGTCACCCAAGGCCGCTGCAACGTTGTCTGATAATCTCTTTGAAGCGTCTTTGAAAAGCGCCGCTGTATTGTCAACATAACTATCTGCCTATTCCGCGTTCTCAAAAGGACAAGGAGATTGGTTTGGTCCTCATAAACGGAACACCTTGCGAATATATTGCCGTTCATGAGCGAGGTCTACATTACGGTGATGGTCTATTTGAGACGATGCCGGTGGTCGATGGGAAGCCCCTGTGTTGGGAACGACATATTAACCGTCTTCATCACGCCTGCGAGCGGTTGCGCATTCCATTTCCCGGTGAACGATTGCTTGTTGACGAGGCACAGCAAGTGTGTGCCGCAGTTAAACACGGTGTCTTAAAGATCATTCTTACGCGGGGAAGCGGCGCTCGCGGCTATCGTGCGCCCATCGACGCCGAACCCACCCGCATCATTGCGGAGTACCCCTGGCCGAATTATCCACAGGCGTATTACACCCACGGCATTACGGTCCGTTTGTGCGATACGCGCTTAGGCCGTAACAAGGATCTTGCTGGCATCAAGCACCTGAATCGATTGGAGCAAGTGCTTGCCCGTAGTGAGTGGGACGATCCCTCTGTAGCAGAAGGATTAATGCTGGACACTGAGGATTATGTCATTGAAGGCACGATGACCAATCTTTTTATGGTATCAAATGAGGAACTCGTCACGCCTGACTTAATGTTCTGCGGTATCGCTGGCGTGATGCGGAGCCTTGTGATAGATGCTGCGCCCAAACTTGGAATAGCATTAAAAGTAACGAATTTACGTCTAGGGGATCTAATGAGCGCGGAAGAGGTATTTTTATGTAACAGTGTAGTTGGCATATGGGTAGTAAGGCAACTCGACCAACACGAATATCCTTTTGGTAGTCTGGCAAACCGGATGATCGAGCACCTTCACGAAGAAAGGGTTTTAGCAATTGGCTGAAACGCGCCATGTTGCAATCACAATCTTAGCCATTTCCCTTTTATTGGCAGGCTTTTTCGGAGTTTGGCTTTGGACAGACGTTCAGCGTGCAATGAACACCCCGATTGCATTAGATCATTCTTCCCTGAGATACGCCATTAAGCCCGGCATGACCCTCCGAGCCGTGGCATATGAGCTGGCTGATCTTGGCGTACTTAAACATCCCAATTACATGATTTTGGTGGGACGCTTACAGGGCAACGAAGGGGAAATCAAAGTAGGCGAATATGAATTTAGCCCGGCTTCAACACCATTACAGATGCTAGATGACTTCGTTAAAGGGAAGGTGCTTCAATATGCTTTAAGACTCATTGAGGGATGGACTTTCTCAGAGGTCCTGGCGGCTGTCAAAAACGATGAATATTTGATTCATCATCTAACGGACTATGATCACGAAGCGGTCATGACCAAACTGGGCCAACCTGGCGTTCACCCGGAAGGGCGATTTTTCCCCGATACCTATTTTTTCCCCTTGGGCACCACAGACATCGATTTTCTGCTGTGGGCGCAAAAGACGATGGATGAAGTCCTCGCCGAAGAATGGACACGACGGGATTTCGATCTGCCGTATAATTCGCCTTATGCAGCATTAATTATGGCATCAATCATAGAAAAGGAGACGGGTGTAGCCGAGGAACGTTCTAAAATCAGTGGCGTTTTTGTGCGGCGACTGCAGCGCGGCATGAAGCTGCAAACAGATCCAACCGTGATCTACGCCCTTGGAGATCAATTCGAAGGTAACATCAAGCGAACACACCTGGACATTGACAGCCCCTATAATACTTATCGCAACCGAGGTCTTACGCCGACCCCCATTGCAATGCCGGGCGCGGATTCTATCCATGCAGCCCTACATCCTGCGGCGGGTGACGCCCTCTATTTCGTCTCGAAAGGTGACGGCACCCACCATTTTTCAGGATCACTCGCTGAGCACAAGCAAGCAGTGAAAAAATATCAATTAAATAGTATGTCTATAACGCGCGAATAATATATTAAAGACAGCGACCCCCAGAAAATGGGTTATTTTATTACACTTGAAGGTATAGAAGGGGCAGGGAAGAGTACTAACGCAAGATTGCTCAGTGAGCACATTGAGCAATCCGGCAGGCAAGTTCTGTTAACAAGAGAACCGGGTGGCACGCAGGTTGGTGAGACCATACGAACTTTATTATTGGACAGCCACCAACTGAATATCACAGCGGATACAGAGTTACTATTGATGTTCGCTGCTCGTGCCGAGCATTTAGATAAGGCGATCAAACCTGCATTGTGCGCGGGTAAGGTCGTTGTATGTGACCGCTTTACGGATGCGAGTTATGCATACCAGGGCCATGGAAGGAGTATTCCCACAGAACGCATATCAGTTTTGGAATCCTGGGTACAAGGCGATCTAAAACCTGATCTGACCCTCCTGTTAGATGTGCCGGTAGAAATTGGAATCAAGCGCATTAGCGCGCGCGGCAGTGCAGATCGCTTTGAGCGCGAGAGAGCAGAATTTTTCGAAGCAGTCCGTGACTGCTACATATCTCTTGCGAAGACTGACGCTGAACGGATCCGAATCATTGATGCTACGTTGCCGCTGTCTGAGGTACAGGCCAAAATTCGATCACTTGTTGACAGTGTGCTGACATGACTGAGATCTTGCCTTGGCATAAAGGCGCGTGGGAGACTCTTCTGGAAGCCCGCCGCGCAGGCCGATTTCCTCACGCATTGTTGCTCACTGGTCCGAGGGGCATCGGGCTCGGTCAATTTTCAAGACAACTGGCCGCAGGCTTGTTGTGCCGTGAGCCGCTTGCGAATGGATTGGCGTGTCATGCTTGTAAGGCGTGTCGGCTGATTGAAGCGGGCTACCATCCCGATCTCTTTATCGCGATGCCAGAAGCGGAGGGCAAACCAATCAAGATCGATCAGATCCGGGAATTGATCGAGTTCGTCAGTCTAAAAAGCCAATACGAACGCGACAAAATAGGCATTATCGATCCAGCGGATGCGATGAATCGAAATGCCGCCAACAGTTTGCTGAAGACCTTGGAAGAACCACCGCCTCAGTCGCGCATGTTACTGCTTAGCCACCGGCCATCATTTCTTCCGGTTACCGTCCGAAGCCGATGTCAACGGGTTGACCTCATTGCTTCGCCACGATCTGAAGTGATCGCATGGCTTGCGAGCCGGATGAAGGCGCCGCACGAACCGGAGGACCTGCTTTCGCTGGCAGGCAATGGGCCACTCGGGGCCCTGAGAATGCTGGAAGAAGGGGCCTACACCCTGCCACAGGCGCTTCTCGACGACTTAGAAGCCCTATCGCTAAAGCGGTCGGATCCGGTGACGATCGCACAAAAATGGCTCAGCGTTGGGCCAGCTGAAGTGATTGGGTGCTTAATGAGGCTCACAGTCGACATGGCGCGCCTGAAACTGACAGCGGATCCGCCAACCCTTACTAACAGAAGCGCTCGGAACCGCTTGAAAGTATTGATAAAACCGCTAGACTTAACTCAGGTATTGGATTGCTACGAGCGGCTATCGCAGCATCACGTGCTACTAAGCGGCTATTCCAACGTAAATGCTCAAAGTCTGCTAGAAGACGTTACCATTCAGTGGGCGGAGTATAGAGACACCAACGAGAGGAGCATCTTGTGACCGCAACTGCTGGCCGAGATCCACGTCAAGGTATTTTATCGCTCACTATTCGCGATAAGAGTGCTTTGTATGCAGCGTATATGCCGTTTATTAAGAATGGCGGCCTGTTTATCCCTACGGCGAAGAAATACAAGATCGGGGATGAGGTCTTCCTCTTGTTGACGCTGATGGACAGCAAGGAAAAGCTACCCGTTGCCGGTCGTGTGGTGTGGATTACCCCTGTCGGCGCCCAGGGCAACAAGAGTGCGGGCATTGGTGTCCAGTTCAGTGAGCTGGATAAGGGTGCAACGCGCAATAAGATCGAAACCCAGCTAGCCGGTGCCCTGAAGTCCGATAGAAACACCCACACGATGTAATGGCGGGCTTGTTAGTCGACTCGCACTGCCACCTTCCTCTCCTAGACTTACATGACCTTGGCGGCAGCCTAGATGCTGTGCTCTCCAGTGCACGTGAGTTCGGTGTTGGCCACTTCCTATGCGTCTCGGTTGATCTCGCCAGTTTCCCTGACGTGCTGCGTCTGGCGCACACGTATGACAACGTTTTCGCATCCGTAGGTGTCCATCCAAACGCCGAGGCAGGAGAAGAGCCCACCGCCGACGAACTCGCCCAACACGCGTCCGACGCACGCGTCATTGCCATTGGCGAGACAGGGCTTGATTACTATCGCAGCACAGGCGAGCTGGATTGGCAACGGGATCGGTTACGGATCCACATTGCCGCCGCAAAAAAAGCTCGTAAGCCATTGATTATACATATGCGGGAAGCCGCACAAGACCTGCTGTGCATCCTGGAAGAGGAGGGCGCCGAGAAGGTCGGTGGCGTGATGCACTGCTTCACGGGGGACAACGATACCGCCCAGCGGGCCATGGCGATGAATTTCTATATCTCCTTCTCCGGCATCGTTACCTTTAAGAACGCCACGGCGCTGCAGGAAGTTGCCGCCGGGATACCGCTTGAGCGCTTGCTCGTTGAAACGGATGCGCCGTATTTGGCCCCCGTTCCGCACCGTGGCCAACAGAACCAACCGGCGTATGCGCGGCACGTGGCTGAGTCCCTTGCTCAGCTCCGGAATATGCGGTTTGCTGAGCTCGCCGAGGCCACGACCCAGAACTTCTTTGCGCTCTTCAAAGGCGCGCTGCCCTGATCCCGGGGGGACCCTACAGGGCAAGGAGACACTCAAGGGCCCGGTCGAGCTTGGCTCTTGGCGTGTAGAAATGCGGGGAAAAGCGGATCGCGCCTTGGCGCAGCGCGCAGATAACGCCGGATTGTGTGAGCTTCCGATGAACCGTTTTTAGGTCCACCGTTTCTGGGCGAAAAGCGACGATGCCCGCATAGCGCCCCGGCGCCTTCGGGGTTCGCAAGGTAAACTGACTTTTAGAACCAATAACATCAATAAGATATGATGAATTCTTAAGAACATTTCTCTCAATCTGCTCCATGCCAATCTCCTGGAAAAGGGTGAGACTGGCGGATAAGGCGTGGACGCCCAGCATATTGGGGCTGCCGCATTCGAAACGACGCGCCGTAGGCGCCACTCGCCAGTCCCGCCGGTCGTAATCAAGATAATCTTCGGTCATATGCCAACCATATTCGTTAAGGTTCAGCCGCTCGCGCAATGCGCTCCGGCAATAAAAGAGCGCCAAGCCCTCCGGTCCCATCATCCATTTATGCCCATCGGCCATGACGAAATCAGCTTTAACAGCCTGCACATCAAAGCGCACGGCGCCCAAGCTCTGAATCGCATCGACACAAAATAAGATATTGTTGTCGCTGCAGAAATTGCCTAGCTCGCTGAGATTAAGCTGTATCCCCGAGCCGTACTGCACTGAGCTGATTGTCAGTAGGTGCGTGTTCTCGTCACAAGCGGCGATGAGCGCTTGTTCAGGTTCCTTAACTCCTTCGATGGCGACTTCGCGAAATTCGACGCCCAAGGGCGCCAGCGCCTGCCAAACGATGCGATTTGAGGAAAATTCCTGGTCGCTGGAGACGATATTCTGCCCACGTTGCCAGTTGAGGCCACTGGCGACAAACGACAGGGCTTCCGAGGTATTTTTTAAAAGCGCAATATCGTCGGCCGACGGGGCGTTAATCAGCGCCGCCAGCTGCTCGCGCAGCCCCGTCTCCTGCGCGATCCAGGCGGAATAGTTCAGTGCGCCACGAGTAATGTTCTCCCGGGCAAATTCCTCGATGGCACGGGCGGCACGCCGCGGCCAAGGCGAAACACCCGCGTGATTGAGATAGATGACGTCATCGGGTTGCGGGAACTCAATCTCAAGCTTCACAGAGGCCATGATTCACGACGTCATCCGAGGACCGGTCGGCATTCTAGCAGGGAACCCCATCTTCAGCAGCCAGCGCACGGCGGAAATCGCCGCCCTGGATTTCGCATGTGCCGTGGGCGAAAATCGCCGCTAAAGTACGAACACGGCTCATGCTAAATAAGTCCGTCATCCCCGAACCGGACACGGAGGGCGCGGGGTCGGTCTATGCAACCTGAAATCTGCAGTGCAGTCACGGAAATCATGGGAAAGGGGGTATTTTAGGCGGCTTCGAGTCGACCCATAAGAACAGCTAAAAGGCCGAAGGGGTATATGGGCATCGGCAATGGGCACTTGTTGAGGGGGCATCACCTTGGCTACTTCGCATAATGTATATTATGTTAAATCACAATCCTATCCAACGGCGCTCATCTAAAGCCGTACACATCACCCAAAGAAACCAAACCAGGCTGCCCCCCTTCAGCTATCCAGTCGGCCGTTACCGCCACCAACGTCTGTGATGTGAAGGGAGTCTCAAACTCCAGCAATACAATAAGCTAGAATACTCTCTAACGACAGAACATGAAGTTTTGGGCGGGGCTACGTCCCTGTTAAGCAACCGCCCCATGGGGCTCACAACAAAATCTGATGGTGACAGCCTACCGACAAGGGGCCAAAGCCCCCTTTTGGACCAAGCTCGCCGGCCTTCTCGTCGTGATCGCAAGCTTCAGTGCTACCCCATTACATGCCGCGCCCCCCGAACCGGAACCCGACGCGCAGCCAACGCCTGCGGGGGAAACCGAACCGACAGTGCCTGAAGCACCCGCACCCGACCCAGCGCCCCCCCGCGTGCCACCCCCAGAGACCTCAGAGCCCGGCCTAGAAGAGACAGAAGAGCCAACGGAGGACCTTGGCGAGGCGGCCCCGGAGGGCCCAGAATCCTACATCGACCAGCTTATTGGCGAGGAGCTCACTGAGGAGGAGTTGGAAGCGCTGGATGCCGAGGAACTGGCCGTCCCTGGCGTCGGCAGGGAGTCCCTGACCATGGAATACCGCTTGTTTCACCAAAATATCACCGATATTGACCCCGAATTTGAAAACGGCCTGGCGGCCTTCTGGCGGCGCGAAACTGTGAACTACGGGCACCTCAGTGTGGATGTCTTGGGTAAATACGTCATCAATGACCTCAGGGAGGATGGCGAGAATCGCACCGGTGCGAGCTTTACCCTCCGACAGGACGAGTTTGCCCTGACGAATCGCTTGCTGATGGATAACTTCCTTGGGGATGCCCGCGCCGTCACCAATCCGCTCATGAGCCAAAGCTTCCGGTTTCAACTGCCCTCCTCCATCATCCGTGGCGGCAGCAGCGCCCTCTACAGCGACAAGACGGAATTTCGCGTCACAGGTGGCCAGGTCGGCCGCCTCGACGGCATCGCCACACCCACCTTTGAAAACCAGGGCGACACCCTCTGGGGGCTTGGCCTAACCCATGAGTTTGAGAAAAACATGAGTTTTGGGCTGCAGGGCTGGTCCTTGATCGACAACCCACAAATTCCCAATCACGAAAGCGTCGCTGGCGCCATCCAGTACGACAACGCCGAGGCCCGGCAACGTCACCAGTTGCATAGCCTCTATGACACCACGGGCAACTGGGGCGCGTGGTACGACGGCGACAGCTGGGTCAAGCGCTGGCGGCACCGCTATGGGCTGTTTCGCTTCGACCCCGGGCTCTTGTGGACCGACGTGCAGATCGTCAATGATCGCCAGGGGCTCTACTGGCGCGGTGAGAAGCGGACCTTCCGGCGTAACTGGAGCGCCGCTATCGACTATGTCGAGACCAACATTGACGCGGATCCAACGCTGGCCGGGCAAGAACTCTACACCGGCTTTCTCAGCACCGGCTGGCGCGTACGTCGCAAGACCCAGTTAGGCGGGATCGTGAATCTCGCTTTTCGGCGCCCCGGCGAGGGGCTGCCCTCGGATTCAACAGACGCCTATCGGGTGACGGGCTTTATCGACCAGGGGTCCCGGTTCGGTCAGAGCCGCCTCCAGCTCGTCCTCGGTAAAACAATAAATGATCAGAATCCAGACATCGACAACTACCAGATCACCTGGGACCAGGGTTGGGCGGTCCCGAGCACCCATCGCCTCGGTACCACCGTCTCCTATGAACGCGAGGAGGAAAACGGTGATAACACCGACCGCACGACGCTGCAAAGCACCTATGCCCGCGACATCACGGCCAACCTCAATGTCAATGGCAGCGTCAACTTCGTGATGGTGGACGGCGATACCGCAGGTGAGAACCGGGCGCTGAACTTCAATTTCGGGCTCTTCTGGCAATTCTTCAGGAACTGGTCGGCGAACTTCTCCATCAACTACGACCGCAACGTCACAGAACCGCCTGCCGGGGCTCGCCTGACCCTGGAGGACACGCGCATATTCTTCACGCTGAGGCGCACCCAGGTCGGTGGCGGTGCGCCGCGGGTGTACGGGCGCCAAACCGGCGAGCATGGCAAGGGCCGCCTGGTGGGCCGGGTCTTTATGGATGAGAATCGTGACGGGCGGTGGCAGCCGAGCGAGCCGGGCATCCCAGGGCTGACCGTTTATCTGGACGGGCGTTTCGCAGGCCAGACGGACCCCGATGGCCGCTACGAGATCTGGCCGGTGGCCGCTGGCGAGCATCAGGTGTTTATTGCGCTCGAAGACGTACCGCTCCCCTGGGGGCTCGTGGAGGAAACACCGAGACGCTTCCAGGTCCTGGTCCGCGATGCCACCGAGATCGATTTCCCGCTGGTGAGGCTCGACCAGTAGGCCCTTCTCCCCCCTATTCCAGCACGGCATCAATATTGATGCTGCCCCCGTCCCATTCGATGGGTCCCTTGAGCTTCATGGGCATCTTGAACGCAACCGCCTTATCACTGTCTTCAATGTCCGCCGGCCAGAGCGGTATGGCCCGGGTCGCCCCGGGCAGGATGGGGGATGGCGAGACCACCAGGTCCAGCAATTGACCGTTGGCATCTTCGGCTTCCAGTAGCCCTGCCGGGCGTCCATGGGCATTGCCAGCGTTGTGAAAGACGGCCACCGGTACCGGGCGCCCGTCCACCTCTTGGAGGCGGACTTCCTGAAACTGAAGATTCGGCTTGGCATCGCCCACGCCCACATAGACGACTATTGCGATCTGGCCTGCGATGGGAAAGCGAATATCCCCCATCTCGGCGAAGATGTCGGCCTCCGGTGGCGGGGCCACCAGGATTGCAAAGCGGCACTCGCCGGCCGGGGCATCCGGTGGAATATGGACCTCAAAGCGGTAGTTTTTACGCCCCCCCGGGGGAAGCTTTAGACGGCGTCGTTCGATGCGCACCCAGGGACGGCAGCTGCCGGGCTGCAGGGCTTCGGGATGGATGATGATGCCGCCCTCCTTGTTGAGGTCCCAATCGGCAGTCCGCAACACATACTCCCCGATGTCATTGCCGGCATTGCCGATCTGCACCACCTCCCGAACCTTCTCACCGGGTTTGCCCTGCAACTCAAAACGCGGCGGCGAGATGATGGCGGCAAACTCGCCT
This window of the Gammaproteobacteria bacterium genome carries:
- a CDS encoding aminotransferase class V-fold PLP-dependent enzyme, whose amino-acid sequence is MASVKLEIEFPQPDDVIYLNHAGVSPWPRRAARAIEEFARENITRGALNYSAWIAQETGLREQLAALINAPSADDIALLKNTSEALSFVASGLNWQRGQNIVSSDQEFSSNRIVWQALAPLGVEFREVAIEGVKEPEQALIAACDENTHLLTISSVQYGSGIQLNLSELGNFCSDNNILFCVDAIQSLGAVRFDVQAVKADFVMADGHKWMMGPEGLALFYCRSALRERLNLNEYGWHMTEDYLDYDRRDWRVAPTARRFECGSPNMLGVHALSASLTLFQEIGMEQIERNVLKNSSYLIDVIGSKSQFTLRTPKAPGRYAGIVAFRPETVDLKTVHRKLTQSGVICALRQGAIRFSPHFYTPRAKLDRALECLLAL
- the mltG gene encoding endolytic transglycosylase MltG encodes the protein MAETRHVAITILAISLLLAGFFGVWLWTDVQRAMNTPIALDHSSLRYAIKPGMTLRAVAYELADLGVLKHPNYMILVGRLQGNEGEIKVGEYEFSPASTPLQMLDDFVKGKVLQYALRLIEGWTFSEVLAAVKNDEYLIHHLTDYDHEAVMTKLGQPGVHPEGRFFPDTYFFPLGTTDIDFLLWAQKTMDEVLAEEWTRRDFDLPYNSPYAALIMASIIEKETGVAEERSKISGVFVRRLQRGMKLQTDPTVIYALGDQFEGNIKRTHLDIDSPYNTYRNRGLTPTPIAMPGADSIHAALHPAAGDALYFVSKGDGTHHFSGSLAEHKQAVKKYQLNSMSITRE
- a CDS encoding DNA polymerase III subunit delta', producing MTEILPWHKGAWETLLEARRAGRFPHALLLTGPRGIGLGQFSRQLAAGLLCREPLANGLACHACKACRLIEAGYHPDLFIAMPEAEGKPIKIDQIRELIEFVSLKSQYERDKIGIIDPADAMNRNAANSLLKTLEEPPPQSRMLLLSHRPSFLPVTVRSRCQRVDLIASPRSEVIAWLASRMKAPHEPEDLLSLAGNGPLGALRMLEEGAYTLPQALLDDLEALSLKRSDPVTIAQKWLSVGPAEVIGCLMRLTVDMARLKLTADPPTLTNRSARNRLKVLIKPLDLTQVLDCYERLSQHHVLLSGYSNVNAQSLLEDVTIQWAEYRDTNERSIL
- a CDS encoding TatD family hydrolase, which translates into the protein MLVDSHCHLPLLDLHDLGGSLDAVLSSAREFGVGHFLCVSVDLASFPDVLRLAHTYDNVFASVGVHPNAEAGEEPTADELAQHASDARVIAIGETGLDYYRSTGELDWQRDRLRIHIAAAKKARKPLIIHMREAAQDLLCILEEEGAEKVGGVMHCFTGDNDTAQRAMAMNFYISFSGIVTFKNATALQEVAAGIPLERLLVETDAPYLAPVPHRGQQNQPAYARHVAESLAQLRNMRFAELAEATTQNFFALFKGALP
- the fabF gene encoding beta-ketoacyl-ACP synthase II; the encoded protein is MSKRRVMVTGLGLITPVGNTVESTWNNLLAGRSGIAPITHFDTSEFTVRFGGSIKDFDVTQYLSPKDARKMDLFIHYGMAAGIQAIEDAALEITEKNAERIGVAIGSGIGGLPSIENGHNTYLQSGPKKMSPFYIPSSIINMISGNLSIKFGLKGPTYAIVSACSTGTHNIGDAARMIKYGDADVMIAGGAEMATSPTGLGGFAAARALSQRNDEPETASRPWDKDRDGFVLSDGAGVIVLEEYEHAKTRGAQIYGELIGYGMSSDAYHVTAPPEGGEGAVRCIENALRDAEINPEQVDYINAHGTSTPLGDRVETEAVKTVFGDHAYCLAVSSTKSMIGHLLGAAGGVEAIFSLLSIQDQVAPPTTNLFTPDPDCDLDYVPNEARKMKIDVVLSNSFGFGGTNSTLVFKRLT
- the tmk gene encoding dTMP kinase, which produces MGYFITLEGIEGAGKSTNARLLSEHIEQSGRQVLLTREPGGTQVGETIRTLLLDSHQLNITADTELLLMFAARAEHLDKAIKPALCAGKVVVCDRFTDASYAYQGHGRSIPTERISVLESWVQGDLKPDLTLLLDVPVEIGIKRISARGSADRFERERAEFFEAVRDCYISLAKTDAERIRIIDATLPLSEVQAKIRSLVDSVLT
- a CDS encoding PilZ domain-containing protein, which encodes MTATAGRDPRQGILSLTIRDKSALYAAYMPFIKNGGLFIPTAKKYKIGDEVFLLLTLMDSKEKLPVAGRVVWITPVGAQGNKSAGIGVQFSELDKGATRNKIETQLAGALKSDRNTHTM
- the pabC gene encoding aminodeoxychorismate lyase: MVLINGTPCEYIAVHERGLHYGDGLFETMPVVDGKPLCWERHINRLHHACERLRIPFPGERLLVDEAQQVCAAVKHGVLKIILTRGSGARGYRAPIDAEPTRIIAEYPWPNYPQAYYTHGITVRLCDTRLGRNKDLAGIKHLNRLEQVLARSEWDDPSVAEGLMLDTEDYVIEGTMTNLFMVSNEELVTPDLMFCGIAGVMRSLVIDAAPKLGIALKVTNLRLGDLMSAEEVFLCNSVVGIWVVRQLDQHEYPFGSLANRMIEHLHEERVLAIG
- the acpP gene encoding acyl carrier protein encodes the protein MSSVQERVKKIVVEQLGVKEEEVTTEASFVDDLGADSLDTVELVMALEEEFKTEIPDEEAEKITTVEQAIDYISANLE